In Helianthus annuus cultivar XRQ/B chromosome 3, HanXRQr2.0-SUNRISE, whole genome shotgun sequence, a single window of DNA contains:
- the LOC110929841 gene encoding uncharacterized protein LOC110929841, with protein sequence MNLTFSTKNPNKRVVFFYDPITINLLVADTQIANGSFVNSFVSEPNNITVVRSQLYGANLLLESSTVNQISADLKKKSGMPLKIYLDTKTQVKIESIKSKKVGIRIVCEGIHSLVPKGGGGGGKSGNSTAAAAVAATVTDAKCNVDLRIKIWKWTFSS encoded by the coding sequence ATGAATCTCACTTTCTCAACGAAAAACCCCAACAAACGAGTGGTGTTTTTCTACGATCCGATCACGATTAACTTACTTGTAGCAGATACCCAAATTGCTAACGGGTCGTTTGTGAACTCGTTTGTGAGTGAACCGAATAATATTACGGTTGTACGGTCGCAGCTGTACGGAGCGAATCTGTTACTGGAATCGAGTACGGTGAATCAGATCAGCGCAGATCTGAAGAAGAAATCTGGAATGCCGTTGAAGATTTATCTGGATACGAAAACGCAAGTGAAGATCGAGTCGATTAAAAGCAAAAAAGTTGGGATTCGGATCGTGTGTGAAGGTATTCATAGCTTGGTTCCGAagggcggtggcggtggtggtaaGTCTGGTAACTCgacggcggcggcggcggtggcggcGACGGTGACGGATGCGAAATGTAATGTGGATTTGAGGATTAAGATCTGGAAATGGACGTTTTCGAGTTAA